The Bacteroidota bacterium genome includes a region encoding these proteins:
- a CDS encoding Crp/Fnr family transcriptional regulator has translation MNKGGSNCVTCGKKCLSLLEGLNDNELALLEEKRTVVSYHAGETIYKEGLLPHGLLCLSKGKAKITKRSHDDGKELIVELKKPVDFIGFTELLTHKRYETNAVALEDSAVCVIDQNDFFKVLGGNNAFASRINLYFAEELSRMQNKIISLTQKNLDARLAEALLEYCNLYGVNKNDEVSIHTLLRRDDLAALAGMTASSVSRTLTVFEKEGIIEVQGRRIKILDKKKLEEISSSDSQQASS, from the coding sequence GTGAACAAAGGGGGAAGTAATTGCGTTACCTGCGGAAAAAAATGTTTATCTCTTCTTGAAGGGCTGAATGACAATGAATTGGCATTACTTGAGGAAAAACGAACGGTAGTATCTTATCATGCAGGAGAAACCATTTATAAAGAAGGACTTTTACCGCATGGATTGCTCTGCCTCAGCAAAGGCAAAGCAAAGATTACGAAGCGAAGTCATGATGACGGTAAAGAACTGATTGTGGAATTAAAGAAGCCCGTTGATTTTATCGGGTTCACAGAGCTGCTTACCCATAAAAGATATGAAACAAACGCAGTTGCACTGGAGGATTCGGCAGTTTGTGTCATTGACCAAAATGATTTTTTCAAAGTGCTTGGCGGAAACAATGCATTTGCTTCTCGCATCAATCTGTATTTCGCAGAAGAACTGTCCAGAATGCAGAACAAAATAATATCGCTCACTCAAAAAAATCTGGATGCCCGCCTTGCTGAAGCTCTTCTTGAGTATTGCAATTTATATGGCGTGAACAAAAACGATGAAGTCAGCATTCACACATTGTTGAGAAGAGATGATCTTGCCGCGCTTGCCGGAATGACAGCTTCCAGCGTAAGCCGCACACTCACTGTTTTTGAAAAAGAAGGCATCATTGAAGTGCAAGGAAGAAGAATAAAAATTCTTGACAAGAAAAAACTGGAAGAGATTTCATCTTCTGATTCTCAGCAAGCATCAAGTTGA
- a CDS encoding cytochrome c produces MKIRSKIFLSLVGIAAMSVLSNCTQSGGNNDSAATATESDPMKDKGIGPVTSLTLGVIDTTMAAEGKTIYNSKCTACHNPTQKLIGPPQKGVLDRRTPEWTMNMILNPQEMLDKDPIAQKLLKEFNNVPMTNQNLSQEDARKVLEYLRLL; encoded by the coding sequence ATGAAAATCCGTAGTAAAATTTTCCTCTCCTTGGTTGGCATCGCTGCAATGAGCGTGCTGAGTAATTGTACTCAGAGCGGAGGTAATAATGACAGCGCAGCAACCGCAACAGAATCTGACCCGATGAAGGATAAAGGAATTGGTCCGGTAACGAGTTTGACTCTTGGTGTGATTGATACAACGATGGCTGCCGAAGGAAAAACTATTTACAACTCTAAATGCACTGCCTGCCACAACCCCACTCAAAAACTGATTGGACCTCCGCAAAAAGGAGTGTTGGACAGGCGAACTCCTGAATGGACAATGAATATGATTCTGAACCCGCAGGAAATGTTAGACAAAGATCCAATCGCGCAAAAGCTGCTGAAGGAGTTTAATAATGTTCCGATGACAAATCAGAATTTATCGCAGGAGGATGCAAGAAAAGTTCTTGAATATTTGAGGTTACTATAA